Part of the Leptotrichia massiliensis genome, GAATTTTTTGAAATAAAAAATCCTCTCGTACAAGAGGAATTTTCTAAAATTTGATTTAAAATTGGTAATCTAAAACTTAAGTTTGTTTTAATATAAGTGCACTGCAAAGGTATCAGGTTCAAGAAGAATAGTGCTATCTTCTGAAATAAGTTTAGAATTACTTAAAAGAATTTTTTTTGTATTTTCCAATTTAATAATATTGCTTGTGTTATTATAGCTTATAGTAAGCTTAAAATTATTATAATTAATTGTAACTTGCAAAATATTATTTTCAAGGATTTCAATGTTTCGTTTTCCATAAATAATCCAGTTTATGTACTCTTTTCTTAAAGCAATCAATTTCTTAATAAAATTTTTCATTTCTGTATCTTGCTTATTTTCATCCCAAGGCATAACTCGACGGCAATCAGGATCTGAACCACCTTTCATACCGACTTCAGTACCATAATAAATACATGGAGATCCTAAATGCAGGAACGTAAAGACTAGTGCAGATTTAACGGCATTATGATTTTCTTTGGCTGTAGTGAGGATACGCTCGGTATCGTGGGAGTCAAGCATATTTAACATAACTTCATTAGTTTGTTGACGATAATACATAAGTTGGCTGTTAATCTGATTCTTAAATTCTTCTGCTGAAAGTGTCTTTGTTAGAAAATAATTTTTTATACTAGCAGCAAGAGGATAATTTGTTACAGCGTGAAATTCATCACCATTTAGCCACGTATGTGAATTGTGCCAGATTTCTCCGAGTATGTAAATATCTGGTTTAATAGCTGTTACTGTGTTATGAAAATCTTTCCAAAATTGATGTTCAACCTCATTTGCCACATCTAGTCGCCATGCATCAATATTAAATTCTTTTATCCAATAAGTTGCAATATCGAGCAGGTATTGTCTAACTTCAGGATTTGAAGTATTTAGTTTAGGAAGTTTTGGACTAAATTTAAAGGTGTCGTAATTTAAGTAATGGTGAATATCTGGAATTTTTTCTGTGTTTGTATAAACTGGGAAACTGTGAATGTAAAACCAGTCACGGTAAATGGAATTTTCTCCATTTTTTATAACATCGTGCCATTGTGCTGAATGATTTCCAATATGGTTAAAAACAGCATCCAGCATAATTTTCATATTTCGTTTATGAGCTTCTTCAATTAATTTTCTGAAAATTTCTTTATCTCCGAAATGCTTATCAATTTCAAAATAATTGACAGTGTCGTATTTATGATTACTTGGAGCTTCAAATACAGGGCAGAAATAAAGACCTGTAATACCCAAATCTTGTAAATAGTCAAGTTTTTGGAGTATCCCATACAAATCACCACCAAAAAAATCATCGTGCTTAGGCGAAATATCTGTATCCCAAGCCAAACTATTTATGGGGGAAATTTCAGGATTTCCATTAGCAAAACGCTCTGGAAAAATTTGATACCATACAGTTTCTCGAACCCATTTAGGCACTTTTACCCTATCAGAATCATGTAAATATGGTATTTTAAAACTATTTGCCCCAGCTTGGTACTGATATGGCTGATTTTCAACAACTCCCATATCACCAAAAAATACTTTTTCCCCATCTGTGCCTATTATTTCAAATAAATATGAAATCCGACGATAATCAACTTTTACACTGACTTGCCAGTAATCGTGACAAAGATCGCTTGTAATTATTGACATTGAAATATGATACTGATAATCTTGCGTAAAGTCAAATAGAGCTGTATCTCCATAGAGAAGTATTACTTGAGCAACATCGTTCTTTTTAGTTCTTAGTCTAATGTGAATTTCATCTTCTGTATAAAGGTAGGCGTATTCAGATTCAGTTCTATGATAAAATGCTGATTTTTCCATTAAATCATCCTCCAATTTATATCATTTAATTTATGTTGCTGTTTTTTATTAAAAACTAATTATAAATCTTGCTTATTTTATAAAAGTATATCATTTTATTTATTATATTTCAATATTTTAAAAATTAAGTTTGTTTAATAATTTTATCTTAAAATCACTAATTTAAATACTCAAAGACTATACAATTTGATAAATTACATTGTTAAACAAATTTAGTACTTAAAAATATAAAAAAATAATCGATTCATTTTAAGGTTAATTAAATAAAAAATTTAAAAAAATGACATAAATTTGTCAAAAAAAAATGATATTCTATGAAATAGGTGTTATAATAAATCTTGATAAAAATAAGCTGTTCATTCTAGAGGGAAGGAGATTACATGGTTAAGATATTTTTGAATTTTAAAAATAGAAAAATACAGGTTTTATCAGCATTATTCACGTTTAGTGTAGTAGGGTTTGCAGTTAATGTGGATGACTTGATTTCTGAGTATGAAAAAAATTCGTATACGACAAAAATTAATGAAAAAAATATGAGAAAGTTTGATATAAAGGACAGAGCTTTAAAAAATGGGGAGTGGAATGAAGTTAGTGTAACTTCAGACAATAATTATACATTACACGGAGTAGCAAATGGTCTAACTATGCAAAATAATGTAAAGTATGGGATGTTTTATTATAGAAATGCATATAATTTTAGAAGCAGTGAACTTACAGAAAATAAAATTGGTATTTCTAAAACTTTAAATGATTATTTTGGGTATAGTGATGTTAATTATAATAAAAAAACTAATCAAATTTCACGAAATATACAGAAAATTAGCAATGAAACTACAAAAAATTCAGAAATACGTGATTTGATAGATTTATACAAAAATTATAAAAATAAGCAGAAAGAAATTGAGCAGGAAGCACTTACGTTAGAAGATACTAAAAAAGATTATACTATTCAGACTAAAAAATTGGAACTGGGAACGGCGACGCAGTATGACTATGAGCTGGCAAAAACAGAATATGAAAATTCTCAGCTCAAATATGAAAATCTTGGACGGGAACTGCAGATTCTAGGGGAACGGTTTACAGTTTACAATGTTGCTTTGCCTGAAAAAGAGAAACTTGATGACTTGAAAAAAGTTGAGCTGAAAAAGGATGATTTCTATGCTCTTAGATTATCAGAAGCTGAAACAATAGAATTGAATTCACAGCTGAACAATGAACAGTTAAGAAAGGAAAATATTGACTATAAGTATCCTAAATTATCAGGAGATATTGGATATTCGTTAAAGGATCATTCTGTTGTTGTTGGGTTATCTGTGTCAAAAACTTTCAAAATACACAATGATACTCTTGAGGATTTGAAGAATGAAGCAGATAAATTAAAACTGCAGTATGAACAGAAAAAAAATGAGCTAGTGTCAAATGCTGGACAGCAGATGATAACTTACACGACTTACCAGACAAATGAGCTGACAGCTCAAAATACAATGAATATTAAGAAAAAAGAATATGAAATTTATGCTAAGAAATACGAACTGGGAGTTGACACATATTCCAACTACGTGGAAAAGCGGAATAACTATAAAAAAGCTGTGATAGACTATGAAACCGCCAAAAATGAACTTGCGGCATTTACTAAAAAAATAAAATATTATAAATAGAGATTATTAATGTAAAAAATAAAAATAAAAATTAGGAAAGCGGTGATTTTGTGGAAATAAATACAGAATTTTCTGAAATAGTTAAAACTATTGAATCAAAGAGGAAAAAGTCAAAAAATAAAAATTATTTTTATAAATTTATGACAATATTTGCTGTAATATTGTTTGCCGCAGTTGCGTGCGGAAAAAAAGAAGCTGAGCCTGAATATGAAGTGACAACTGTTGATAGGGGAGATATTTCGCTATCAGTTTCAAAAAATGGACAAGTTGTATCAGATAATGCGGTTTCAGTATTTACAACTTCAAGCCAAAGAGTAAACAAAGTGTTCTTTAAAAAAGGGGATAATGTAAAAAAAGGCGATGTAGTTTTGACATTTTATCCAGTTGACAAAAATGAGACTTTGAGAAAAATACAAATGAAAAATTTAGAAATTAAAAAATATGAAAGAAATTTGGTTGATGCCCAAGGGTCACTTAGAAGAAAGAAAGAGTCTAAAAGTTTGGAAATTCAGCAAAAATCAAGAGATTTATATAATGCTGAAGAATTGTATAAAGTTGGTGGAGAAACAAGGGTTAATGTAGACAATGCAAGAAAGGATCTAAGAAATTCAAGGCTGGATTTGGATACGGTTGACAGTGAGCAGAAGGCCAGTATTGAAGATGCGAGAACATCATTAAAGACAGCAAAATTAGAACTGGCTACATTGCAGGAAGATCTGTCGCTTATAAAAGATGAAATAACAAGTCCAGTTGATGGTGTTATTACAGAAATGACTGCAGATGAAAATTACCGTGTAAATACTGAAACGACTTTGTTTAAAGTATCGGATTCAACAAACATGAGGGTAGAGGTAAGCCTTTCAGACAATGAGGTAAAAAATATTCAAGTTGGACAAAGAGTTGAGATTACTTCAGATTCATTGCCGGACGGAGAGAAAATAGAAGGATCTGTTTTGCAAATTTCTGGAGTGGCTGAAAAAAGCTCAACACTTGATGAAAGTAATACTACTGTAAAAATCCAAATAAATGAAACTAAAGGTTTAAAACCAGGTGCTACAATAACGGCAACAATTTTTTACAAAGAAAGTAAAAATGTAACAAAACTGCCATATAGCTCTGTTATTAATGAAAATGGTAAATATTACGCTTTTGTTGTAGGAAAAGACAACAAAGTTTCAAAAAGGGAAGTTAAAATTGGAATAAATGATGATTCTTTTTATGCTGTAGAATCAGGAGTATCAGTAGGAGAAAGAGTAATTACTGTTGCGGATGAGAGATTGAAAGACGGACAAAAAATAAAAATTGCAGATCCGTCAAAACAGAAAGTAGCTCCTAATGGTGTAATATTTAAGGAGGAAAAACAAACAGGAAAAGGTGGAGGACCTGGAGGACCACCACCAAGATAGGAAAATAAACTTTAGAGGTAATTTTTATGATAAAAGTAAGCGATATAGTAAAAATATATAAAAATGGAAGCATGGAATTAAAGGTTTTGAAGGGGCTTAATCTTTCTGTAAGTGAAGGTGAATATGTAGCTTTTATGGGACCATCTGGAAGTGGAAAATCTACTCTTATGAATATTTTGGGCTGTCTTGACAGCCTTACATCTGGAACTTATATTTTAGATAATCAAGATGTTTCGACTATAAAAGGAAATGCTCTTGCTGAAATAAGAAACAAAAAAATAGGATTTGTCTTTCAAACTTTTAATTTATTGCCTAAAATGACTGCCTTGGAAAATGTGGCTTTGCCAGCTCTCTATGCTGGAGTAAAAAAAGCTGAGAGACTAAAGAGGGCAACAGAAGCCTTGGAAAGTGTGGGACTTGGTGAAAGAATTCATCATAAACCTAATGAAATGTCAGGAGGGCAAAGACAAAGGGTAGCAATTGCAAGGGCAATAATAAATAATCCAAAAATCCTTTTAGCAGATGAGCCAACTGGAAATCTGGATTCAAAATCTGGAGAAGAAGTTCTAGAAATTTTTAAAAAATTGAATGATAATGGAACAACGATAGTTATGGTTACACATGAAGAAGATGTGGCAGAGCATTGTAAAAGAATTATTAGATTAAAAGACGGTGTAATAGAAAAGGATGAAATTGTTCAGCATCGGAGAGGAGTGTAGTGTAAATGGATTTTATGGAATTACTAAAATTATCAGTATCAAATTTATTTAGCTATAAGGTACGTTCCTTCTTGACAATGCTTGGAATAATAATCGGTATATCTTCAGTTATAATGATGTCTTCATTAGGAGCGGGAGTTAAAGAGAATATTACCGGAGATTTGAATAAACTTGGAGTATCAAACTTTGAAGTGTCAATTGATACTTCTCCAGGGCAGACTTATAAGTCGCAGGATTTATTGACACCTAAGGATATTAAAGAATTAAAGAATATAGAAGGTGTTGAAGCTGTTACTCCAACTTCTAGCACTTTTGCAAGATTATCTACAAATGATGGTTCAGATAAGATGTTTACTGGAACGGGAGTCACAGAAGATTATTTTAAAATTTCAGATTACACAATAATAAAAGGAAGAAAATTTTTACCAAATGAATATAGAAAAGATGGAAAATATGTAATAATAGATAATATAACAGCTGATCAACTATTTGCTGGTGAAAATCCGATAGGAAAGAAATTGACTTTAAATTTTAGAAAAAATAGTCAAACTGTGACAATTGTTGGAGTGTTTAAAAATCCTTATGCAAGTCTGGGAGGTGGAGCTCAAATGCCTGCTATGGGA contains:
- a CDS encoding glycoside hydrolase family 13 protein yields the protein MEKSAFYHRTESEYAYLYTEDEIHIRLRTKKNDVAQVILLYGDTALFDFTQDYQYHISMSIITSDLCHDYWQVSVKVDYRRISYLFEIIGTDGEKVFFGDMGVVENQPYQYQAGANSFKIPYLHDSDRVKVPKWVRETVWYQIFPERFANGNPEISPINSLAWDTDISPKHDDFFGGDLYGILQKLDYLQDLGITGLYFCPVFEAPSNHKYDTVNYFEIDKHFGDKEIFRKLIEEAHKRNMKIMLDAVFNHIGNHSAQWHDVIKNGENSIYRDWFYIHSFPVYTNTEKIPDIHHYLNYDTFKFSPKLPKLNTSNPEVRQYLLDIATYWIKEFNIDAWRLDVANEVEHQFWKDFHNTVTAIKPDIYILGEIWHNSHTWLNGDEFHAVTNYPLAASIKNYFLTKTLSAEEFKNQINSQLMYYRQQTNEVMLNMLDSHDTERILTTAKENHNAVKSALVFTFLHLGSPCIYYGTEVGMKGGSDPDCRRVMPWDENKQDTEMKNFIKKLIALRKEYINWIIYGKRNIEILENNILQVTINYNNFKLTISYNNTSNIIKLENTKKILLSNSKLISEDSTILLEPDTFAVHLY
- a CDS encoding TolC family protein, producing MVKIFLNFKNRKIQVLSALFTFSVVGFAVNVDDLISEYEKNSYTTKINEKNMRKFDIKDRALKNGEWNEVSVTSDNNYTLHGVANGLTMQNNVKYGMFYYRNAYNFRSSELTENKIGISKTLNDYFGYSDVNYNKKTNQISRNIQKISNETTKNSEIRDLIDLYKNYKNKQKEIEQEALTLEDTKKDYTIQTKKLELGTATQYDYELAKTEYENSQLKYENLGRELQILGERFTVYNVALPEKEKLDDLKKVELKKDDFYALRLSEAETIELNSQLNNEQLRKENIDYKYPKLSGDIGYSLKDHSVVVGLSVSKTFKIHNDTLEDLKNEADKLKLQYEQKKNELVSNAGQQMITYTTYQTNELTAQNTMNIKKKEYEIYAKKYELGVDTYSNYVEKRNNYKKAVIDYETAKNELAAFTKKIKYYK
- a CDS encoding efflux RND transporter periplasmic adaptor subunit encodes the protein MEINTEFSEIVKTIESKRKKSKNKNYFYKFMTIFAVILFAAVACGKKEAEPEYEVTTVDRGDISLSVSKNGQVVSDNAVSVFTTSSQRVNKVFFKKGDNVKKGDVVLTFYPVDKNETLRKIQMKNLEIKKYERNLVDAQGSLRRKKESKSLEIQQKSRDLYNAEELYKVGGETRVNVDNARKDLRNSRLDLDTVDSEQKASIEDARTSLKTAKLELATLQEDLSLIKDEITSPVDGVITEMTADENYRVNTETTLFKVSDSTNMRVEVSLSDNEVKNIQVGQRVEITSDSLPDGEKIEGSVLQISGVAEKSSTLDESNTTVKIQINETKGLKPGATITATIFYKESKNVTKLPYSSVINENGKYYAFVVGKDNKVSKREVKIGINDDSFYAVESGVSVGERVITVADERLKDGQKIKIADPSKQKVAPNGVIFKEEKQTGKGGGPGGPPPR
- a CDS encoding ABC transporter ATP-binding protein, with translation MIKVSDIVKIYKNGSMELKVLKGLNLSVSEGEYVAFMGPSGSGKSTLMNILGCLDSLTSGTYILDNQDVSTIKGNALAEIRNKKIGFVFQTFNLLPKMTALENVALPALYAGVKKAERLKRATEALESVGLGERIHHKPNEMSGGQRQRVAIARAIINNPKILLADEPTGNLDSKSGEEVLEIFKKLNDNGTTIVMVTHEEDVAEHCKRIIRLKDGVIEKDEIVQHRRGV
- a CDS encoding ABC transporter permease, whose protein sequence is MDFMELLKLSVSNLFSYKVRSFLTMLGIIIGISSVIMMSSLGAGVKENITGDLNKLGVSNFEVSIDTSPGQTYKSQDLLTPKDIKELKNIEGVEAVTPTSSTFARLSTNDGSDKMFTGTGVTEDYFKISDYTIIKGRKFLPNEYRKDGKYVIIDNITADQLFAGENPIGKKLTLNFRKNSQTVTIVGVFKNPYASLGGGAQMPAMGLLPNNYLNHLEGNEQNKYTALQIKTTDANEMSRIMEVVKEKLKTRGSEPNVYNVNSTSQGLDEFNNILNMLSLFISGVAAISLFVGGIGVMNIMLVSVTERIREVGLRKAIGAKTGHILIQFLIEAVILTFFGGIIGVVIGYSLALLVGMFIQTSPILSPVIVFVCILVSTMIGLIFGVYPAKKAAALEPMEALRTD